In Burkholderia contaminans, the following proteins share a genomic window:
- a CDS encoding DUF3563 family protein, whose protein sequence is MIAYIVEKLSNWFESAERERREAYLATSSDIVQLESRIRSLETNGYSL, encoded by the coding sequence ATGATCGCCTACATCGTTGAAAAGCTGAGCAACTGGTTCGAATCCGCAGAACGTGAACGCCGTGAGGCCTACCTCGCAACTTCGTCGGACATCGTCCAGCTCGAAAGCCGCATCCGCTCGCTGGAAACCAACGGCTACTCGCTGTAA